The proteins below are encoded in one region of Candidatus Thiodiazotropha sp. LNASS1:
- a CDS encoding 6-pyruvoyl tetrahydropterin synthase family protein, which yields MLNHAQTFAVNVHPGELHFNSAHFITFDNSCENLHGHNFHLRIQAYGDNNEDAFVIDFVQLNRLAAEICSGLHDKVLLPGKSDEVVIKKSGGQLEVSSYDKVFSLPAGNCLILPVANTTAEMIAWYIMESLLPKLEACAALTHVKTLEVAVEEADHQWGICRRVIHSGGV from the coding sequence TTGCTCAATCACGCTCAGACATTCGCAGTCAACGTTCACCCGGGGGAGTTACATTTCAACTCCGCCCATTTCATCACTTTCGACAATAGCTGTGAAAACCTTCACGGACACAATTTTCATCTCCGCATCCAGGCCTATGGCGACAATAACGAAGACGCATTCGTGATCGATTTCGTCCAACTCAACCGACTTGCCGCTGAAATCTGTTCAGGGCTTCATGACAAGGTTCTTTTACCGGGCAAAAGCGATGAAGTCGTAATCAAAAAGAGCGGCGGTCAACTAGAGGTTTCGAGTTATGACAAGGTGTTTTCCCTGCCGGCCGGCAACTGCCTGATACTGCCAGTAGCGAACACGACAGCTGAAATGATTGCCTGGTACATCATGGAGTCGTTGCTGCCAAAACTCGAAGCATGCGCTGCCTTGACCCATGTGAAGACCCTCGAGGTGGCTGTGGAAGAGGCGGATCATCAGTGGGGTATCTGCCGACGTGTGATCCACTCGGGAGGAGTTTGA